The Agrobacterium vitis genome has a segment encoding these proteins:
- the ccmB gene encoding heme exporter protein CcmB, which yields MIALFLRDLKLSVRAGGGALIGVLFFLTVVAVIPFGVGPDMNLLARIGPAIVWIGALLSALLGLDRLFQADRDDGSLDLLLMQDTPLVLTVFVKCLAHWTATSLPLVIASPLLGLFMNMSEMAIGAVMLTLLVGSPALTFIGAAGAAVAVALPRGGLLVSILVLPLAIPVLIFGVSASYAAVEDPAPFLPPFLFLSALTLFFAVIGPSAAALALRNTSD from the coding sequence GTGATCGCCCTTTTTCTGCGCGACTTGAAACTGTCGGTCAGGGCGGGCGGTGGCGCGCTGATCGGCGTGCTGTTCTTCCTGACCGTGGTGGCCGTCATTCCCTTTGGCGTCGGTCCGGATATGAACCTGCTGGCTCGAATAGGTCCTGCCATCGTCTGGATCGGCGCGCTGCTGTCGGCACTGCTTGGCCTCGACCGGCTGTTTCAGGCCGACCGCGATGACGGTTCGCTGGATCTGCTCCTGATGCAGGACACGCCGCTGGTGCTGACGGTTTTCGTAAAGTGTCTGGCCCATTGGACGGCGACCAGCCTGCCGCTGGTGATCGCCTCGCCGCTGCTGGGTCTGTTCATGAATATGAGCGAAATGGCCATCGGGGCGGTGATGTTGACGCTGCTGGTCGGCTCTCCTGCGCTGACCTTCATCGGCGCTGCCGGGGCAGCCGTCGCCGTGGCCCTGCCGCGCGGCGGGCTGCTGGTATCGATCCTGGTTCTGCCACTGGCCATTCCGGTGCTGATTTTCGGTGTCAGCGCCTCCTATGCGGCTGTGGAAGACCCGGCCCCTTTCCTGCCGCCTTTTCTCTTTTTATCCGCGCTCACTTTATTCTTCGCGGTCATCGGGCCATCGGCAGCCGCATTGGCGCTTAGAAACACATCGGATTGA
- the ccmA gene encoding heme ABC exporter ATP-binding protein CcmA has product MLNKGEITRLNALELAAKRGEDLLFRNVSFTLSSGEALVLTGRNGSGKSTLLRVIAGFIRPERGSVLFESPGTEPRPPREVSHYLGHRNGMKAELTVAENLEFWKTFLGQAQGGAGISIEEAADQVGLGGITHLPYGYLSAGQQRRFAVARLLVSYRPIWILDEPTAALDVKADEMFSSLIRAHLAQGGMVLAATHQPLGLDSPKRLEMKGFDYGDLEDAV; this is encoded by the coding sequence TTGCTAAACAAAGGGGAAATCACCCGGCTAAATGCCCTGGAACTGGCCGCAAAACGCGGGGAAGATCTGCTGTTTCGCAACGTCTCCTTCACGCTGTCATCTGGCGAAGCGCTGGTCCTGACCGGTCGCAACGGATCGGGAAAATCCACCTTGCTGCGGGTCATCGCCGGCTTCATCCGGCCAGAGCGCGGCTCCGTCCTGTTCGAATCACCCGGCACCGAGCCACGACCACCCCGCGAGGTCAGTCACTACCTCGGCCATCGCAACGGCATGAAGGCGGAACTGACGGTGGCCGAAAATCTGGAGTTCTGGAAGACCTTTCTCGGACAGGCCCAAGGCGGCGCAGGCATTTCCATCGAAGAGGCTGCCGATCAGGTCGGGCTGGGCGGCATCACCCATCTGCCCTATGGCTATCTTTCTGCCGGGCAGCAGCGGCGCTTCGCCGTGGCCCGGCTGCTGGTCTCCTACCGCCCGATCTGGATTCTCGATGAGCCAACCGCCGCGCTGGACGTCAAAGCCGACGAGATGTTTTCAAGCCTGATCCGCGCCCATCTGGCCCAAGGCGGCATGGTGCTGGCCGCCACCCACCAGCCCCTGGGGCTGGATAGCCCCAAACGGCTGGAAATGAAGGGCTTCGACTACGGCGATCTGGAGGATGCGGTGTGA
- a CDS encoding septation protein A → MTAGNADQQPSAAEQHHPLLKLALELGPLLVFFFGNLRGEWLAAHFPALTAIGGPLLIATALFMVATVVALVVSKIVFKHLPVMPFVSGVVVLVFGSLSIWLQDDTFIKMKPTIVNALFGLVLLGGLLFGKSLLGYVFNAAFQLDDEGWRKLTLRWGIFFLFLSVLNEVVWRNFTNDVWVNFKVWGTMPITILFTLAQMPLIMRHSLENKAEEGGK, encoded by the coding sequence ATGACAGCAGGAAACGCAGACCAGCAACCGAGTGCGGCGGAACAGCATCACCCCTTGCTGAAGCTGGCCTTGGAGCTTGGGCCGCTGCTGGTGTTCTTCTTCGGCAATCTGCGCGGCGAATGGCTGGCGGCGCATTTTCCGGCCCTGACCGCCATCGGCGGGCCGCTGCTGATTGCGACGGCGCTGTTCATGGTCGCCACCGTGGTGGCGCTTGTCGTGTCCAAGATTGTCTTCAAGCATTTGCCGGTCATGCCTTTTGTATCCGGCGTGGTGGTGCTGGTGTTCGGATCGCTGTCGATTTGGCTCCAGGACGACACATTCATCAAGATGAAGCCGACCATCGTCAATGCACTGTTCGGCCTGGTGCTGCTTGGTGGATTACTGTTTGGCAAATCCTTGCTCGGCTATGTCTTCAACGCCGCCTTTCAACTCGATGACGAGGGCTGGCGCAAGTTGACCCTGCGATGGGGTATTTTCTTCCTGTTCCTGTCGGTGTTGAACGAGGTGGTCTGGCGCAATTTCACCAATGATGTCTGGGTGAATTTCAAGGTCTGGGGAACGATGCCGATCACCATCCTCTTCACGCTGGCGCAGATGCCGCTGATCATGCGCCATTCCCTGGAAAATAAGGCGGAAGAGGGCGGCAAGTGA
- a CDS encoding DUF2585 domain-containing protein — translation MTAVAGAPKTHHAASFWLVVPIIILAIQILAEHFMGRIWICSCGYVKLFEAGVNTPGNSQHLADWYTPSHIIHGFLFYGLGWLVLRRGSFGQRLTLATLIEAGWELLENSPIIINRYRAATMAVGYEGDSILNSAMDTVFMALGFLFAARVPVWLTIVVAVFFELLTGYLIRDNLTLNVIMLVWPVDAIKAWQAAL, via the coding sequence GTGACGGCTGTAGCGGGAGCGCCGAAAACCCATCATGCCGCCTCGTTCTGGCTGGTGGTTCCCATCATCATTCTGGCCATACAGATCCTGGCTGAGCATTTCATGGGCCGGATCTGGATCTGCTCCTGCGGCTATGTGAAGCTGTTCGAGGCGGGGGTGAATACACCGGGCAATTCCCAACACTTGGCCGATTGGTACACGCCTTCGCATATCATCCACGGATTCCTGTTTTATGGTCTCGGCTGGCTGGTGCTGCGGCGTGGGTCGTTCGGTCAGCGTCTGACGCTGGCCACGCTGATTGAGGCGGGTTGGGAATTGCTGGAAAACTCGCCCATCATCATCAATCGTTACCGTGCTGCGACCATGGCGGTTGGCTATGAAGGCGACAGCATCCTGAACTCGGCGATGGATACCGTGTTCATGGCGCTCGGCTTCCTGTTTGCAGCCCGTGTGCCGGTGTGGCTGACGATTGTCGTTGCCGTGTTTTTCGAGTTGCTGACGGGGTATCTGATCCGCGACAATCTGACCCTGAATGTCATCATGCTGGTCTGGCCGGTGGATGCGATCAAGGCCTGGCAGGCGGCTCTGTAA
- the acnA gene encoding aconitate hydratase AcnA, which yields MSKSLDSFNCRSTLSVDGKDYVYYSIPKAEANGLTGVSKLPYSMKVLLENLLRNEDGRSVTKADIENVAAWLVDKGTAENEIAYRPARVLMQDFTGVPAVVDLAAMRDAMVSLGGDPEKINPLVPVDLVIDHSVIVDEFGTPTAFARNVELEYERNGERYRFLKWGQQAFKNFRVVPPGTGICHQVNLEYLGQTVWTKDEDGETTAYPDTCVGTDSHTTMINGLGVLGWGVGGIEAEAAMLGQPVSMLLPEVIGFKLTGKVKEGVTATDLVLTVVQMLRKKGVVSKFVEFFGPGLDSMSLADRATIGNMGPEYGATCGFFPVDGETINYLTMSGRTKDRIALVEAYSKAQGMWRDGDGSELVFTDTLELDLGDVVPSMAGPKRPEGRLPLETIAPNFATALEGDYKKPGQLTNRYAVEGTDFDLGHGDVAIAAITSCTNTSNPSVLIAAGLLARNAVAKGLKSKPWVKTSLAPGSQVVGEYLEKSGLQVSLDALGFNLVGFGCTTCIGNSGPLPAPISKTINDKGLITAGVLSGNRNFEGRISPDVQANYLASPPLVVAYALAGSVQKDLTTEPLGEDQNGNPVFLKDIWPTSKEIQEFILKYVTRELYESKYADVFKGDENWQAVQIPAGQTYAWDDNSTYVQNPPYFVGMGKSGSGLKNITNARVLGLFGDKITTDHISPAGSIKAASPAGAYLLDHGVGVADFNQYGTRRGNHEVMMRGTFANIRIRNHMLGPNGKEGGYTIHYPSKEEMSIYDAAMQYKAEGVPLVIFAGVEYGNGSSRDWAAKGTNLLGVRAVIAQSFERIHRSNLVGMGIVPFCFEDGTTWASLNLKGDETVTIEGLEGEIKPREKKIAKITYADGTVKDLPLICRIDTLDEVTYVNNGGILQTVLRDLAA from the coding sequence GTGTCCAAATCGCTTGACAGTTTCAATTGCCGGTCGACGCTTTCCGTCGATGGCAAGGATTATGTCTATTACAGTATCCCCAAGGCCGAGGCCAATGGCCTGACCGGCGTCTCCAAGCTACCCTATTCCATGAAGGTGCTGCTGGAAAACCTGCTGCGCAACGAAGACGGCCGCTCCGTCACCAAGGCCGACATTGAAAACGTCGCCGCCTGGCTGGTTGATAAGGGTACGGCTGAAAACGAAATTGCCTATCGTCCGGCCCGCGTGCTGATGCAGGACTTCACCGGCGTTCCCGCCGTGGTCGATCTGGCCGCCATGCGCGATGCCATGGTGTCGCTGGGTGGCGATCCGGAAAAGATCAACCCGCTGGTTCCCGTTGACCTCGTCATCGACCATTCGGTCATCGTTGACGAATTTGGCACGCCAACCGCTTTTGCCCGCAACGTTGAGCTGGAATATGAGCGTAACGGCGAGCGTTACCGCTTCCTCAAGTGGGGCCAGCAGGCGTTCAAGAACTTCCGCGTTGTTCCTCCGGGCACCGGCATCTGTCACCAGGTCAACCTTGAATATCTCGGCCAGACCGTCTGGACCAAGGACGAAGACGGCGAAACCACTGCCTATCCTGACACCTGCGTTGGCACCGACAGCCACACCACGATGATCAACGGTCTGGGCGTTCTGGGCTGGGGCGTGGGCGGTATCGAAGCGGAAGCGGCCATGCTTGGCCAGCCAGTTTCCATGCTTCTGCCGGAAGTTATCGGCTTCAAGCTGACTGGCAAGGTCAAGGAAGGCGTCACCGCCACCGACCTCGTGCTGACCGTTGTGCAGATGCTGCGCAAGAAGGGCGTTGTGTCCAAGTTCGTTGAATTCTTCGGCCCCGGCCTTGATTCGATGTCTTTGGCCGACCGCGCCACCATCGGCAATATGGGTCCGGAATACGGCGCGACCTGCGGCTTCTTCCCGGTTGACGGCGAAACCATTAACTACCTCACCATGTCGGGCCGCACCAAGGACCGGATTGCACTGGTCGAAGCCTATTCCAAGGCGCAGGGCATGTGGCGCGATGGCGACGGTTCCGAACTGGTGTTCACTGACACGCTGGAACTGGATCTCGGCGACGTTGTGCCGTCGATGGCTGGTCCAAAGCGTCCGGAAGGCCGCTTGCCTTTGGAAACCATTGCACCAAACTTCGCAACGGCGCTGGAAGGCGACTATAAGAAGCCTGGCCAGCTGACCAATCGCTACGCTGTTGAAGGCACTGACTTCGACCTCGGTCATGGCGATGTGGCGATTGCCGCTATCACCTCCTGCACCAACACGTCTAACCCGAGCGTGTTGATCGCTGCTGGCCTTCTGGCCCGCAATGCTGTTGCCAAGGGCCTGAAGTCCAAGCCATGGGTCAAGACCTCGCTGGCACCTGGATCTCAGGTTGTTGGTGAATATCTTGAAAAGTCCGGTCTTCAGGTTTCTCTGGATGCACTCGGCTTTAATCTGGTTGGTTTCGGTTGCACCACCTGCATCGGCAACTCTGGCCCGCTGCCAGCGCCGATTTCCAAGACCATCAACGACAAGGGCCTGATCACCGCTGGCGTGTTGTCGGGCAACCGTAACTTTGAAGGCCGTATCTCGCCGGACGTTCAGGCCAACTATCTGGCCTCTCCACCACTGGTTGTTGCTTACGCGCTGGCCGGTTCCGTCCAGAAGGATCTGACCACCGAGCCTCTGGGCGAAGATCAGAACGGCAACCCGGTTTTCCTCAAGGATATCTGGCCAACCTCGAAGGAAATTCAGGAATTCATCCTGAAATACGTCACCCGCGAACTGTACGAAAGCAAATATGCCGACGTGTTCAAGGGCGATGAAAACTGGCAGGCTGTTCAGATTCCGGCTGGCCAGACCTATGCCTGGGACGACAATTCCACCTATGTTCAGAACCCGCCTTACTTCGTGGGCATGGGCAAGAGCGGTTCTGGTCTGAAGAACATCACCAATGCGCGCGTTCTTGGCCTGTTCGGCGACAAGATCACCACCGACCATATCTCGCCGGCTGGCTCCATCAAGGCGGCGTCGCCTGCTGGCGCCTATCTGCTGGATCACGGCGTTGGCGTGGCGGACTTCAACCAGTACGGCACCCGTCGCGGCAATCACGAAGTGATGATGCGCGGTACCTTCGCCAATATCCGTATTCGCAACCACATGCTCGGCCCGAACGGCAAGGAAGGTGGCTACACCATCCATTATCCGTCCAAGGAAGAGATGTCGATTTACGATGCGGCCATGCAGTACAAGGCTGAGGGCGTTCCCCTGGTGATCTTTGCAGGCGTCGAATACGGCAACGGCTCGTCGCGTGACTGGGCTGCCAAGGGTACCAACCTGCTCGGCGTGCGCGCCGTGATTGCCCAGTCGTTCGAGCGTATCCACCGCTCCAACCTGGTCGGCATGGGCATCGTACCTTTCTGCTTCGAGGACGGCACCACCTGGGCCAGCCTCAACCTGAAGGGCGACGAAACTGTCACCATCGAAGGCCTCGAAGGCGAGATCAAGCCACGCGAGAAGAAGATCGCCAAGATCACCTATGCCGATGGCACGGTAAAGGATCTGCCGCTGATCTGCCGCATCGATACGCTTGACGAAGTGACCTATGTGAATAACGGTGGCATCTTGCAGACCGTTCTGCGCGATCTGGCCGCTTAA
- a CDS encoding DUF1223 domain-containing protein: protein MKVTAIPVKGLLVGLMTCLASASMAKADEARSPKGVVELFTSQGCVSCPPADRAFEALAKQPDVIALAYHVDYWNYRGWTDTLGSPGNTARQYAYARSFGRSGVYTPQAVVNGTMQMKGTDAATLSGKLDGLRASGNGLSVKVDAAIQGDALSVSIGSGQGRADVIVVYFKRRKDVEVLKGENKGQRMTYWNSVSDIQSVGMWHGDSLKLTLPSKVLRSNDCDGFAVLLQSSTQNGEPGRIVGAAMVMAQSAGNESAKQLNP from the coding sequence ATGAAGGTTACGGCAATCCCTGTAAAAGGTCTTTTGGTAGGCCTGATGACGTGTCTGGCGAGCGCTTCAATGGCGAAGGCTGACGAGGCGCGGTCGCCGAAGGGAGTTGTCGAGCTTTTTACGTCGCAGGGCTGCGTATCCTGCCCCCCCGCCGACCGCGCCTTTGAAGCGCTCGCCAAACAACCTGATGTGATCGCACTGGCCTATCATGTCGATTACTGGAACTACCGCGGCTGGACCGATACGCTTGGATCTCCTGGCAATACCGCCCGCCAATATGCCTATGCGCGCAGTTTTGGCCGAAGCGGGGTCTATACGCCCCAGGCTGTGGTCAATGGCACGATGCAGATGAAGGGTACCGATGCGGCGACGCTTTCGGGAAAACTGGATGGGCTGCGGGCCAGCGGCAATGGCTTGTCGGTCAAGGTCGATGCGGCCATTCAAGGCGACGCACTGTCGGTGTCGATCGGTAGTGGGCAAGGCCGCGCTGATGTGATCGTCGTCTATTTCAAGCGTCGAAAAGATGTCGAGGTCCTGAAGGGTGAAAACAAGGGCCAGCGCATGACCTATTGGAACAGCGTCAGCGACATTCAATCTGTCGGCATGTGGCATGGCGATAGTTTGAAACTGACCCTGCCATCCAAGGTTCTGCGCAGCAATGATTGTGATGGATTTGCAGTCTTGCTTCAGTCTTCGACGCAAAATGGAGAGCCCGGTCGTATCGTCGGCGCAGCGATGGTTATGGCTCAATCCGCAGGAAATGAGAGCGCTAAGCAGCTCAATCCGTGA
- a CDS encoding heme ABC transporter permease yields the protein MTDNSLASTKLTARLNALANPTRFLALVARVLPWMAGITVVLLAVGLTLAFTTEGDYQQGDTVRIMYIHVPAAWLAMMCYSVMAISAIGTLVWRHPLADVSHRAAAPLGAAFTFIALVTGSLWGRPMWGTWWAWGDARLTSVFILFLMYLGLIALNRAMDDPSKSARISSVLILVGFVNIPIIKFSVEWWNTLHQPASIMKLGGPSVDPEFLRPLLIMALAFTLLFFTLHLMAMRNEIWRRRIMAQRRLAARVASQENAS from the coding sequence ATGACCGACAATAGCCTTGCTTCGACCAAGCTTACTGCCCGATTAAATGCGCTGGCCAATCCGACCCGGTTTCTGGCACTGGTAGCGCGTGTCCTGCCATGGATGGCGGGAATAACCGTTGTTCTGCTGGCCGTCGGCCTGACGCTGGCCTTTACGACAGAGGGCGACTACCAGCAGGGCGATACGGTGCGGATCATGTATATCCATGTGCCCGCCGCCTGGCTGGCAATGATGTGCTATTCGGTCATGGCAATCTCCGCCATTGGCACGCTGGTCTGGCGTCATCCGCTGGCCGATGTCAGCCATAGGGCCGCGGCACCGCTGGGAGCGGCCTTTACTTTCATCGCGCTGGTCACCGGCTCGCTCTGGGGTCGGCCCATGTGGGGAACATGGTGGGCCTGGGGCGATGCCCGCCTGACCTCGGTGTTCATTCTGTTCCTGATGTATCTGGGCCTGATCGCCCTCAACCGGGCCATGGACGATCCGTCAAAATCGGCGCGGATCAGTTCGGTGCTGATCCTGGTCGGCTTCGTCAATATTCCGATCATCAAATTTTCCGTGGAATGGTGGAATACGCTGCACCAGCCTGCCAGCATCATGAAGCTTGGCGGCCCAAGCGTCGATCCGGAGTTTCTGCGGCCATTGCTGATCATGGCGCTGGCCTTCACGCTGCTGTTCTTCACTCTGCATTTGATGGCGATGCGCAACGAGATCTGGCGGCGACGAATCATGGCCCAGCGCCGGCTTGCCGCCCGGGTCGCCTCGCAGGAGAATGCATCATGA
- a CDS encoding DsbE family thiol:disulfide interchange protein, translated as MAENRLETAEKRGLSRYLLAAIPLAVFALIAGTAGKMLYDQDFNGKNVSDIPSALIGTKAPTLNLPPLEGSNLPALTSSAITGKLTLVNVFASWCVPCRDEHPLLKQLSNDPRIQIVAINYKDKSDNALRFLGELGNPYKAIGIDPNGKAAIDWGVYGIPESYLVAPDGTIVYKRVGPFDAQSIEKGLYPAIDRALAVKAITEPPARP; from the coding sequence ATGGCTGAGAACAGGCTGGAAACCGCTGAAAAGCGCGGGCTCTCCCGTTATCTGCTGGCGGCCATTCCGCTTGCGGTTTTTGCGCTAATCGCCGGCACTGCGGGCAAGATGCTCTATGATCAAGATTTCAACGGCAAGAATGTCAGCGACATTCCCTCCGCACTGATCGGCACCAAGGCTCCCACCCTGAACCTGCCACCGCTGGAGGGCTCCAACCTTCCGGCGCTGACCTCTTCCGCCATCACGGGCAAGCTGACGCTGGTCAATGTGTTTGCGTCCTGGTGTGTCCCCTGCCGGGATGAGCATCCGTTGCTGAAACAGTTGAGCAATGACCCCCGCATCCAGATCGTCGCCATCAACTACAAGGACAAGAGCGATAATGCGCTCAGGTTTTTGGGCGAGCTTGGCAATCCCTACAAGGCCATCGGCATCGACCCGAACGGCAAGGCGGCGATTGATTGGGGCGTCTACGGTATCCCGGAAAGCTATCTCGTCGCCCCGGATGGCACGATTGTTTATAAGCGCGTTGGACCGTTTGATGCGCAGTCGATAGAAAAGGGTCTTTATCCGGCTATCGACAGGGCGCTTGCCGTCAAAGCCATTACAGAGCCGCCTGCCAGGCCTTGA
- the ccmD gene encoding heme exporter protein CcmD, translating to MKYAFYIGTAYGLTAAAILFMVAWIWLEGRARQKELKALEASGIRRRSDPSTEKAL from the coding sequence ATGAAATATGCCTTCTATATCGGCACCGCCTACGGGCTGACCGCTGCTGCCATCCTGTTTATGGTGGCCTGGATCTGGCTGGAAGGCCGCGCGCGTCAGAAAGAATTGAAGGCATTGGAAGCCTCCGGTATCCGCCGTCGTTCCGATCCATCGACAGAAAAGGCGCTCTGA
- the ftsY gene encoding signal recognition particle-docking protein FtsY has product MALGFIKKVFTFGKDKPSETGVDAGLSAEEKAAIAAESEPHDRVEQLPLAEDPVLAEEVDTAGGPSGDLTEDQADEDDVTADDLSLLPLSLLEAEDAAQEHASDATPSFDELLDEAEGAAPGTEIALPRGFSTVIEPEPEPETPEVKQSWFQRLKAGLFRTSSQLTGQISALFTKRKLDEETLEELEDLLIQADLGVETAMRVTGTLSSERYGKDVTGEDVTRIMAAEIVKVLKPVAKPLALDLNHKPHVILVVGVNGTGKTTTIGKLAAKLSGSGLKVMLAAGDTFRAAAIEQLKIWADRTGSTFIGTKLGADAAGLAYDAFEKAKAEKSDVLIIDTAGRLQNKTELMDELEKIVRVLSKLDPDAPHTVLQTLDATTGQNAMNQVEIFRNVAGVNGLIMTKLDGTARGGILVAIAAKHKLPVYFIGVGEGVDDLEPFEAEDFARAIAGFGPSG; this is encoded by the coding sequence ATGGCGCTTGGATTCATCAAAAAAGTCTTCACCTTTGGCAAGGACAAGCCAAGCGAAACAGGTGTCGATGCCGGGCTTTCCGCCGAGGAAAAAGCTGCCATTGCCGCCGAGAGCGAGCCACATGACCGTGTGGAGCAATTGCCGCTGGCTGAAGATCCTGTTCTCGCCGAGGAGGTCGATACGGCGGGCGGGCCTTCCGGTGATCTGACTGAGGATCAGGCTGATGAAGACGATGTGACGGCGGATGATCTGAGCCTCCTGCCGCTTTCTCTTCTGGAAGCCGAAGACGCTGCTCAAGAACACGCATCTGACGCGACGCCGTCTTTCGACGAGTTGCTCGACGAGGCGGAAGGTGCTGCGCCCGGCACCGAAATCGCGCTGCCCAGGGGCTTTTCGACCGTGATCGAGCCTGAGCCCGAGCCGGAAACGCCTGAGGTGAAGCAGAGCTGGTTCCAGCGGCTGAAAGCCGGGCTGTTTCGCACCTCCTCGCAGCTCACCGGCCAGATCTCAGCGCTGTTCACCAAGCGCAAGCTGGACGAGGAGACACTGGAAGAGCTTGAAGATCTGCTGATCCAGGCCGATCTCGGCGTCGAGACTGCCATGCGTGTCACTGGCACTCTGTCGTCCGAGCGCTATGGCAAGGATGTGACCGGCGAGGACGTAACGCGGATCATGGCGGCCGAAATCGTCAAGGTGTTGAAGCCGGTGGCCAAGCCGCTGGCACTGGATCTCAATCACAAGCCGCATGTCATTCTCGTCGTCGGTGTCAACGGCACGGGCAAGACCACGACCATCGGCAAGCTGGCCGCCAAACTGTCCGGCTCCGGGCTGAAAGTCATGCTGGCGGCGGGCGATACCTTTCGTGCGGCGGCCATCGAGCAGTTGAAAATCTGGGCGGATCGCACCGGCTCGACCTTTATCGGCACCAAGCTTGGTGCGGACGCGGCGGGGCTGGCCTATGATGCTTTTGAAAAGGCCAAGGCTGAGAAATCCGACGTGCTGATTATCGATACCGCCGGTCGCTTGCAGAACAAGACCGAGTTGATGGATGAGCTGGAAAAGATCGTCCGGGTTCTCTCCAAGCTCGACCCGGATGCGCCGCATACGGTGTTGCAGACGCTGGATGCCACCACCGGCCAGAACGCCATGAACCAGGTGGAAATTTTCCGCAATGTCGCCGGTGTTAACGGCCTGATCATGACCAAGCTGGATGGCACAGCGCGCGGCGGTATTCTGGTCGCCATCGCCGCCAAGCACAAATTGCCGGTCTATTTCATTGGCGTTGGCGAAGGCGTGGATGATCTCGAACCCTTCGAGGCCGAGGATTTTGCCCGCGCCATTGCCGGTTTTGGCCCCTCAGGCTAA
- a CDS encoding DUF2794 domain-containing protein, translating into MTDQPDLPREVPPVTPETGQRPGNRPAPVVDLRDYKQNLDPLPVTFHRTELDAILWVYGRMVGEGEWRDYALDHLKDKAVFSVFKRSGEMPLYRIEKNPKLAAKQGAFSVVNTHGMILKRGHDLRQVLKVFDKVLKLVE; encoded by the coding sequence ATGACCGATCAGCCGGATTTACCTCGTGAAGTCCCGCCCGTCACTCCTGAAACTGGCCAGCGCCCGGGCAACAGACCTGCTCCCGTGGTGGATCTTAGGGATTACAAGCAGAATCTTGATCCGCTACCGGTCACTTTTCATCGTACGGAATTGGATGCGATCTTATGGGTCTATGGCCGAATGGTCGGGGAAGGCGAGTGGCGTGATTACGCGCTCGACCACTTGAAAGACAAGGCGGTGTTTTCCGTTTTCAAGCGCTCCGGTGAGATGCCTTTGTATCGGATCGAGAAAAATCCGAAGCTTGCGGCAAAGCAGGGGGCCTTTTCGGTGGTCAATACCCACGGAATGATCTTGAAGCGTGGCCATGACCTGCGCCAGGTGCTGAAAGTGTTCGACAAGGTTTTAAAACTGGTCGAATAG